The Thermococcus henrietii genome segment TTGGCTCTCTTCAGCTTCTCCTGCCCTTCCTCCCCAAAAATCATTATCTGCCTGTCGTATCTTTCCAGTTCCCTCTCGCTCAGCATCTCAACCACCGCTCACAGGGGGGAATATCGCAACTATATCCCCGTCCCTCAGAACCTCGTCGAAGCGGACGTACCTTCCGTTCCGCGAGACGTTGACGTCGGCCAGGTCGTCGTCCTCGGCGAAGACCTCGTTCTTGAGAATCGGGTGCCTCTCCTTGAGGATTTCTATTAGTTCTCTCACCGTTATCCCGTCTGGGACTTCGAGTTCCTCCTCGCTCTTTCCAACGAGGGAGCGGTAGCGGGCGAAGTAGCGAACGGTAACCTTCATTTCGACCACCTGAGAAAGTTGGAGGGGAAGTTAAAAAGGGTTGCTGGAATCGAGTTAAGTAATTTCACAAGTTGTCGAACCATCGTATGGAATGGCCGAATCCATGCACGTCATGTTAGCAATCACGCTGCCCGTCGGCTTAACCTCCACCGTCACAGTGCTCTTCTCGACTTCCCCAGAGATGTTATCTATTTGGTTAATATTGCATAAATCCCCCAGCCTACGGAGATGCTCCACAATGCCCCAAGAGAAAGGGCGAGAGCTATATTATCCGTCACAACCCACAGTGGAAGAAAATACAGTGGAAAGCTAACTGCGATGGCTATTATGGTCTTCTCTTTAGGAAATAACTTTTTCTTCCAGTACACGATCAGGAATCCAACAATATAAGCGGTAATTGTGAATTGTGGAATTAAATACTTTGCGGAATAAAATGTTATTAATATTAAAATAAAAAACAAAAAAACAGGGATAACAATTCTGTACCTAGCCACAGACATCACCTCCAGCCGTATGCGCGCCTAATAAAATCAGCAATGACTGGGGCTAATTCTGAAAGTCCTTTAATCATCTCGCCCATTCTGATAAGCTTTACTGAGATGACAATGACTTTGACTTCTCCTCCAATTAGCACGAGATTCGTTCCAACATCTATTGCCACGTCACTGTTATCCTGTCTTATGTGTATTAGGCCTGTGCCTGTGAATATGATATCGTTTCCATCCTGTGGTGAGATTATGTATTTCAAGTACATAGTCACATAAGCTCCAAACAAGTCTTTTTCAAGAGTCGTGAGTCCCGTATGCGCGGTATTCTTGAATGTTATCGAGATAGTTTCAGAACTCTTGATTACAGTGGGATACTCAACTACCCACGAGGAACTGAGAGACTGTGTAAAGTCTGAGTTATCAGTACGCCATTCCTTAACACTCACAGAATTCAGATAAATAGTCTTTTGCGTGGGATTATAAATAAACGCCCTGCACACTACTGTAGCCTTGTACTCTATACCGTTCCAGTTGAATTCAGGATTATCACACTCGAACCCCACTTGCTCAAGTTTTGTCCCGTTCGTCGGCTCCACCCCCACTGTCACAGTGCTCTTTTCTTCCTCTCCCGGAATGCTCGCAGTCAAAGTATAAGTGTGCTTCCCAACCCCATAAACCTTCAAACTAAAGGCATCAACCGAGTAATTACCCGCACCCTTAGGAACAAACCTGTTGAACTCCTTAACCACAGCACCCTCCCCATCAGTAACCTTAAAGTGAATGTTCAGCCCATCACTCGCGAAATTCCACGCCTTTACCGTGAAATACACCGTCCCACCACCCTTGAGCTCCGTCGGGGTTACTTCAAGCTTCACCGCAAACTCATGGGAGAGACCATAACACCGAACGCACTTGTTAACAGCACGGGGAAAGGCATTGTCCCATTCCCAAGTATCCACCATTTTTCACTGTGTAAACCTACCCATTTAACATCACCTCAGAACCCAAATACAAGTTCTGTCTAAACCCATTCGGGGAGATTCTGCCGATGTAGAGAGAAAGGAGGAGAATGCCCGTGAAGACGGCAAGAGTTATGATACCCACATGACTCACCTCACGTTATCCTCAGCTCTCTGGTTAATTCGGGCAGGTCGAACTTGAGCCAGAGCGCAAACAGCACCAGATAAACAGCAACAAAGGGAATCAGCCACTTTTGGAGACCAAGCTCCTCAAGCAGGGCACCGAGAGACAGGAAAACAAAAGGAGCTTTGGCGTAGTAAAATGCCTTTCTGCTTCCTCTGTAGGCAATGACAATGAAAACGTACAGGGGCCAGTAACCCATTACAAGCGAAAGGCACCAGCCGGCGCCGGCCTTCCTGAACAGGAACACGATTAACACAATCAGCAGACCCCCAAGAATAACGTCACCAACACTACTCTCGTCCTCTGAAGGTTTCAGCGGCGGACGTTCGTACTCCATGTAGAACAGGTAGGCTGGGAGGAATGCCAGAAGTGAGCCGTACACAAGAGTGCCAGTAAGGTCCTTGGTGTGATGAAGAAACGATGCAAAGATAGATGAGAACACCAGAAGTGAAAGGGCAGTCTGGTAGAATCTACACCTTCTGGTAGCAATAACTCCCCCCACCAGAGAAATGTAGAGCGTAAAGATTACTGGCAAGTTGGAAGTCATTCTGTCGCACCCCGATACTTTTGCTCTCGTTAGGCACCGAAACCCGAGTTCGTTGATGTTAAACTCGATGGAGAGGTATAAATACGTTTTCCTTTAAAATCTTGATTATTAAACAGGAGGGTTAGAAAAAAATAGAAGGACAGCGGGACATCATGTTATCCTCGGCTCCCTGATTAGTCCTGGCAGCTCAAACTTAACCCACAGCAGGGTTACAACGTAATGGAAGACAACAAATGGGACAACCCATCTCTGAAAACCGAACTGCTCCAATAGGGCAAGAGGGGCAAGCAGCGGTAGGGGAGCTTAAGTAGAGTAATACTTCCGATAGATGGCCTCGGATATCCCCTTGGACTCAAAATAGGAGAGAAACGCCAGATAAACACCTAAATACCCTATCAGGACTGACGCTATTATCCCTGCCCTATAAAACAGCACAATGGCCATTAATGTGACCAATAGAGGCAACATAACGTCCTGAGATTTAATATCTCCCTCCCGCAAACCGGTGTATTCAGCATCAAAGAATACCACAGTTATAGATGTAAAAACAGCCAGCACAAAGGCACTCAAAAGGGGATTAGCATCATTACGGGAGAACCCTGCCAAAAGAGAAACAAATATCTCTCCAAAAATCAAAATGGTCAGGGTCCTGTGTATTGACCTGTTTATCTTCAGATTGACCAGTGAAATGAAAAGAAAGATGAAAAGCAGGTAAATCCAAACCATGCCTATCACCGTCCTCTGGACCCTTCCAATGCCCTAAGGAATGGTATTATAAATGTCTCAATGGCTTTTTTGAGAGCCTCACGCTTTATACCTTGATTCACGAGTACCATCACACCATACCATTCTCTTCCTAGAAAACCCCAATATGCAGTATCAAGTGTTACAGCCCCGTACACTGTATTGCTTGTCTTCACCACCATTGGCTCTTATTCCGCTCTTCATTTTTCCTCCAGCTCCCACTCATAAATCGTCCCTCCCACCGCGATGAACGTGGCCGCGTACGTGAAGCCCAGCAGGGAGGGAATCGCAATACACAAGAGCGCCCCCGCTGTAATAAAAACGGCAGGTAAAAAGTGGATTGTGGCCTTGATTTGGTCCTCCGCTACTGCAAGAACCACCGGAATTGACATCCACACGGCAACGCTTATGAAAAACTGCGTGCTCGTTTTTGAAAGTGCGATTCCCGCAAATACGGCAGTGATCCCGGTCAAGAAGAATAAAACGTACCAGACTCTCTCTTCAACTGGTACGTTCTTCCCGTTGAGGACTTCCCGGACGAAATAGTAGTAATAGGTGACCCAAAACGCCCCCGGGATTAAGTACAGCAGTGCCTCTCTCATGCTACCCATTTGGAGTCCCCGGTAAAGGGGATAAAGAGAGAGGAGGGCCGTGAAAATTCTAAAAGCCCCTAAAAACCTGGAGAGTTTAGACGTTCCCATCTTCCTCATCCTCCCACTATAGAGTAATTGTCATGTTTCTTTTATGTTTTCATTACCCACCGTTAGTTTGTACCACCACCAGAGCACCAGGGAGTAGGGGAGCACGTACAGAGACCGCGTTAGTGCCCAGAAATGGGCTTTCCAAAGTAATAGTTCGCCAGCTCATCGTTTATTGTGGTAGTCACGGTCAAATCCCCCTGTATATAGATTTGGGGAGCGATCTAGCAGCTTATTTATAATCATTCACTACACTACCCTTGTGTCTGTTGGTCAACTGCAGAAGGTTCATAGCACCGTAGATGGTAAAAAGAGAGTATGATAATGCAACAAGGGGATACGTATATAGGAGTATCCATGAAAGTATCACTAATGTTGAGTAATATGCTAAGATTATGCTTTTGCTGAATTTCTTCTGGAGTACATACACCAGCACCTCTCCTATTCCGGACAAGAGTATGGCCTTGAAAAGGAAGTCAAACAAGCCTGAAGCATGAA includes the following:
- a CDS encoding ubiquitin-like small modifier protein 1; protein product: MKVTVRYFARYRSLVGKSEEELEVPDGITVRELIEILKERHPILKNEVFAEDDDLADVNVSRNGRYVRFDEVLRDGDIVAIFPPVSGG